The sequence CGGCTGCTGTTCGCTCGCGGGAGTGGCGGTATCAATCACGGGCGGCTGTTCGCTCGTCCCGTTCTCGTTTTGGTCTGACATCGCCGCGGATCGTGCCCGGCATTTTTCGGTGGCGTAACGGGCGCAACTGCTCAAGGTCCGCCGTTACGGACAGATGAGCATTGAGGCAGCAGAGGGATATATCGAGCTGGGCCTTTTCCACGATGCGTGGGACGCACTGGAGGACTTGGAGCCCGCTCAAAAGACCATGCCAGCCGTTATCCGGCTGCGGCTGCAATGCGCTCTTGGATTCGAGCGCTGGATGATGGTCGAGACCTTGGCTGACCTGCTAGCCCAAGGCGAGGAGAGTGATCGCGAGGGCGCGGCGCGGGCCTACCATCTCCTTGTCGTCGTGTCCTTGAGGGTGAAGAGAATCGAGACCGCAAAGCGATTCGTTGCGAAAGCCGTTGAAGCTTGGCCAGCAATTCGCTCGGAGATCATCGACGACCCGGATCTCTCCGAACTCTTCTGATAGGTTTTTCCGAAGGTATCCTTCGAAACTCTCTCCTCCAAGGGGGAGGCAAAAACGGATACGACTGCCGCTTCCCCAGAGTCATGAGCACATCCGGTTGGACTGGCCGGGTGCCGACAACGAGCCCCCGCGGCGGCGACCCGCGGGGGCTTCCTTCCCTCAGAGCAGGTTCCACTGCGACTCCTCTAACCATTTGCGATTTCGTTGGCGCGGTCCCCCCCGGGGATTAGGATGAGTTGCCCCCGTTGTATGGCGATACGAAGGGGCACAAACAGACAGCATACTGAGAGGCGCGCCTTCTTCTGAGAGGTAGAAGGCGCGCTTTTCTTTTGCGGAAGGACAACCAGCAAGTCGCATGGAATTTCTGCTCTGGCTTCCCTAGGCTTTCGAGGCGACCGGGCCTCTACGTAAAAATACTTTGACGACCTTGATTTCCATGTAAAGTAACCGGCGCTGTTTTCCTTGCGGCCGGTGGAAGCCGGGGGGCTTGAGAGACCACCGTCGCGACGAATCCAGCATCAGCTTCAGAATTGAGCCGTCCTCCCCGACGACCCATTCTGAGCAACCCGTCGATCTCTCCATCCGGGGGGACGAGAGATCGACTCAGCCATGGGTGCCCTCTCCATCACCCGGAGAGGGCACCTCCGGTCTGGCACACACCCATACCGGTGTCTTTGGGGGGGCGTTACAAAGAACATCGTCCCTCGATCATCGCAAGGAGATCGCGGATCAATTAGATCAAATCCCGGCGCTTGCCCGCTCCAACACTGCAGTGAACCGGTCTCGACTGAGCATCCAGCAGCGCGCGATCCTCGAGCTTGCCGCGCGACACGGCGGAAAGTGCTGGCCGGAGCTGATCTATCGGGAACTGCACGGACATCCTCCGAAATGCGGGAATGGGCCCGGTCGAAGGACTCCAATACCGCCTTCGACCCGGACCATGGTCTCAAAACGCCTGGCGACCTTGGTCGAGAGGGGATTGCTGAGGCGAGATGCCTATGGGCGCACCTTCACGCTGGTTGTGGCCGCGTAGGATGTCTGAATCTTTTGAGGTTCGACCGGTGGTGTGCCCGGCCCGGAGAAAGTTTTATCTGGCGCTTGGGGCGATCCACTTCAAGAGTGAACCTCTTCGCGTCTACCACTGATGCGGGCTCCTTTGGCAACCGCTTTGCCAACCCGCCTTTGGCCGGTCCGCTTTCCCACGTGCCTTATGCGCCAGATCGCTTGCCTCGACCAGATTCGCTCGTGCATCCTGAAGAGGATGCGATGCTCCTTTGTCTACAGACGCGAGAAGCTCGTCGCGGATCTCTACCTCCTTGGCCAATGTCGACCGAATCTCAGCTACATGGTGGTCGCTTGGGTAATCGAGCCGATCGAGAGGTGGCAGCACCTCATCTATTCCCAGATCTACGACCTTGAATGTGTGGGAAAAGCTGACGCGATTCGTCCCGACTTCAACCCTCGTGACCGAAAGATTGTCGTCATCGACACTCACTTGCCCGTGGTTCGCGGATCCCACCGAAACTGACTGAGCGGGACCCCAAGCGACAGCGGTCAGACTTCCTGCGAAGGCGGCGTGGTTGTCGGAGGAAGAATGATCGATGGCCGTCTATGGACCCACAGGCACGTGGCGACTCCGCAACCGCCGGACAAGCGTTCGATGTCCTTCCGCATCGCCTCCATCTGAACCGCCTGATCCGTGATCACCCGCGACTGCGAGGTAATCCGAGAATTAAGCGAGCTGAAGATCACGCTCGCCAGCGTGCAGATGCAGCCGCACAGGGCGGCAATGGTGCCGAGAAACCATCCAAGAGGAACTTCCATCGGGGAAAAGAGGGGTCAGAGGGTGGGGATTGCCGCGGTGAATCCGCAAGCGGCGCGGAGGGCGGCCATCGGGAACGCAGGGCCGGGGTCGGACTTGCGGCCGCGTGCGATGTCCTCGTGGCCGATGATGTCGTCGAGGTTGTAGCGCTTCACGAGGGCCAATGATACGCGCTCGCAGGCAGCGAGCTGTGAAGCGGGGAAGGCCTCCCAGTCGGCAACGGGCCCGCCGTGCTTGTGCTTCGCGCGGACTGAACCGAAGCCCGGCTGCTTGGCGGCCCAGTCGTAGGCGTCACGACCTGGAGTATCGGCGCCCGCGTTTGCCAGCTCAATGCCGATGGAACAGGAGTTGAGGCCGACGTAGAGCTTCCCCGTCTTCGGGTCCCTCCATTGGGAGGTTCCGGCGTGCCCGGCTGTGACATTGAAGGGACGGCACTGGATGATGGTGCCGTCGCGATCGATCACCACGTGAGCGCTCGCTCCGTTCGCGCCGGGATTCCTCCACCACTCGATGCTGCTGACTGCAGTAGCTCCTGAGGTGAAGTGGACGACTTCAAAGCGGCGCGTGTTCATGGGGCTGCCGCCCGGGATCAGTGCGCGCTTCACTCCTTCGAGCCAGTGGTCTGCGGTGATGTTCATCGGCGTTTTGCTTCGTAGCGGGTGAGGGTTGTCCATGGGCACCTCGGCACGATCAGCGCCGAGGCCTGCGCCCCGCTGAAATAAAGCGCGGGGAGCAGGCTAATGAGAACGGGCGCAGTGGTGCGGTGGGTCATCGGGTGAGCGTTCGAAGGAGGATCACTTTCCCGCGTCGATCACCTGAGCGGCCCTCTGTGCGACGAGGCCGGCATTATAGAGGCCCCACACGGCATCTGCCGGGGACGACTTGGCCCTGAGGACGTCCGCGGATGCCACGTTGAAGCTCTTCCCGTCGGCGGTTTTCACCGGCTCCGAAGGGATCGGCTGTCCGGTTATTCCGGCATAGACGCCCGTGCAGGACGGAGTGAGGAACAGCGCGAGGAGAGCGAAGATCCACAGCGGTGTGGTGCCCGCTCCAGACGTGCCGTTCGACTTCGCCGAGATCGTCCACGAGGTGGAAATCAGGACGAGTGCCACACCGGAGAGCGCTTCGGCCTTTGCAGGGTCAATGATGCCGTAAGCTACGAGGACGCCGGAAGCGCCGGAGAGGACCTTGCGAATGAGGCTGAGGACGACGTCCAGCCCTTCGTTTGCCTTGAGGGCGAAGACGAGCGAGACGAGGGCGATGATAACACCGGAAACGAGTTCAACGGTGCTGGAGGTGGTGACGCCGTAGGTCACCAGTGCGGCACCGATTGCGGTGCCGACTTCACGGACGATGCCAAGTGCTTGGTCTTTGTTCATGGGAAGGATGGGATGGAGATAGGTTGCGGGTCACTGGCGCTCCGTGAGCATCCAGTCGAAAGTGCTGGTGTCGGTGGTCACCGTCGCTCCGTTCGCATTGATCGCGGTGATGGTGAAAGAGGCCCCGGCGGTCTTCGTCACGAGATAGGAGTCGCCTCCCGTGCCGCCGTGGGCCGTCTTGGTGATGTCGATGTGCGTGTTTGCCGTGATACTCGTGTTCGCGACGGTGGCCACGCCTGCCACCAGTGCGACGCCCGTGCCGATTCGCGCATTCGCGCCGGTCTTCAGGCTCACGCCGAGGCCGACGTTCTCGAACTTCAGGTTGCCTGTTTGATCGAACCTGCTTGCGACCGTTCCGTTGGAAGCTCCGCTTGCACCCGTCCGCATTTCAAAGAGGTTTGCGGTCTGCCCAGTGATCCCGGAGGCGCAGAGGGCGATCATGCCAGCTGTGCCAGAGTGGGCCTCAACACGACCGGTGGGTTGGCGAGCGCTGATCGTGAGTCCGACCTGTCCCATGATCCATTGGCCGGCCGAATTGATGTTCGTGTAATCCTGCGAGCCCCGGCGGAATGCCAGGCCCGAGGCGCGCCAGTCGGAACTTGTTCCATACTGCCAAATCACGTTGACCGGATTTGCGTTCACGGTCCCTTGACCCATGTCCGAGAACGACAGCCCGGTTCCATTGCCGAGCGAGCCGTCGAAGTAGATCGGGAAGTCGAAATTGGGAACTGACGTGACTCCGCGGCCATACCATTGCGGGCCACTGGCAAAGTTTCCCTGGGTGTCGTGAAGGAAGCGACGAACCGGCTGGAAGTAATCGAAGACTGCCTGGGAGATCAGCACATCGCCGTAGTAGGCAGTGTGAACCTCCCCTGGCGCGGCGCGGTGGATCAGCATGTTCTTCGCCTGCTGGATGGTCGCAGGCATCACCGCCTTGATGTCCACGAAGGTTGCGGAATTGTCGGCATCTGCGGCGAAGGCGCGCATGTAGGCGTCAATCGAGGCATTCCGCGGTTCCGAACCGTCATCGGTGAGGTGACGACCGATGAGGACAAGGTCACACTCGGGACGTGCAGTGCGGATGCGGGTGATGACGGTCAGAAAGTCCGGCACCCATGCAGCAAGATCGACTTCCGCCTTCTCCCGGAAGAAGATGACGTCCGGCTTCAGCCAGCCGAGCAAGGTGTCCCAGTTCGACTGCGTGGTCTGCGCCATCTGCGCCATCGTGCAGCCTCCGATGGACACGTCGCAGTCGACGACCCCCTGCCGGGAGGTGGCAACGACCGGATTGTTCTGCGAGAGATTGGTGATACCGGCGGCGAGGATCTTCGGAGTGCCGGACGCCCAGACGACGCGTATGCGGGTGGAGATGGGACCGAATGCGGCGCTCTCCCACACCTGCAGACCGCTGGTGGCGACCGAGTTGCAGTTGACCGTCGCAAGCGCGGTCCATGCTCCGGCCGCGGTTTCGTATTGGACAGTGAAGGACCCCGCTGCCGCGCCCTCATAGGCGACCATTGCGAAGCGACCGACGGGAAGCTTGCCGGTGCCGTCTCCATTCAGCCCAAAGGTGGCAAATGACGATGTGTTGGTAGACAGGGTGATCGTGCGGCCGCCGAATGGCGTGAGCGTATACTCACTGTAATGGGCGGAGAGAACGGCAGTGCCGTTGAGAGCTACCTGTGAACTCATCTTCACCGTTCCGGCTGTCCCAAGAACCGCTCGCAGCAGGGACACGCAGTTGGTAGCCCATGAGTCTCCCACCGTCAGGGTGCGGATAACTGGAGGCAGCGAGTTTTGCCGGTTCCAGTTCAGGTGGTTCATCGTCCAGTACAGCCGCTGCGGAGCGCTGTTGAGGTCGTTGGCTGCGGATGGCTTGATCGCGTTCCATCCCGCCAACGCGTCGAAGTTCGACATGTCGCGAAGCAGGATCTCGTCAGCGGATACCGCTCTGCCGGTGAGCCGGTCGATCAGACGGAGGGCATAGCGGGCGACTGTCGCGGCGGGTTCCTCGGCAGTGGTCCCGCGCGGGGTCCAGAGCTTCGCGATCGCCTTGAAGGCGCGCTTGCCGATGCCGTCGGAGTTGTTCACGCCCGCGAAGTCGCGGTGCGGATCTGGAAGGCGGTTGCGGTCGGCGTTGAAAGGGTCGGGCATGTGAAGGTGGGGTGAGAGGGTTAGGACTCGGGTTCAGCAGTGGAGGAGGGGATCAGCTCCATCATCGCGGCCTTGGCCTCCGCCAGCTCCGGCGGCACCTCGATGGCCTCGATGGTCGCGCGGGCGAGATCCGTCTCATCCGCTTGCAGCAGTACGCGCACGGTGGCAAAGGCGATGCCGAAGCTCCCCTGCAGCTCCACCGGCACGGCCGCGCGGAAGACCGCATTAAGGTCGGACAGCAGCGTGGATGGGGGTGGCTCCGGCACTGCGGTCAGCCGGGCAATCTCATCGGCGTGCTGCTGCGCTAGGTCCGCGAGCTCGCTGATTCGCTGCATGTCCTTGGACTGGGCCAGCTCCTTCAAAGCGGTCGCATGATTATCGGCTAGCACCATGGCCTCGCCCTCCAGTTCGCCGACGCGCGTCACCGCCGCGGCATTGAGGGCGGGCAGCAGCGCTGCGAGCGCGGCCAGATCCAGCGGTATCGGCGAGCCGCTGTCAGTGGTCTCGCTCGCGCCGAGGAAGACCCCGTCCTCGGCGGACAGCACAATTAGGATTCTCTGTTGTTGGGCAGACATGTTCGGGAATGTTGTGAGTGAGGGTTGGTTGGTCAGAGCACCATGCGGACGATCCAGTTGGTCCCGTTTGATCGGACCAGCGCGCGAACTGCGCCGCCGCCCGCCACTGTTGCTCCCGCTGCCGGACCATTGGCATCCGTCACCTCGATCCACATTCGCGCGTTCGTGGAGGCAGTAGGCAAGGTGCCCACCGTGGACTGGCCGTAGGTGATGCCGCCCCCGGCCATGACGCTCTGGCAGGCGATGGACGCATCCGCAGAGTTCACACGATTCCGGAGCTTGAGTAGCCCATCCGTATCGGCATCGAATACTACCCCCCGCGAGTTGCTTGAGTTTGTTAGCCGGAGAGTAGAGTTGCCCAACGCAACCACTGCAACTCGGCTCGACCAAGACAGAGTGTCAGTGGGGCCAATTGTTAGGTTCGTAAACGTTCCCGCCGCAGGTGTCGTGCCCCCGATAGCCACATTGTCCATCGAGCCCACGCTCGCTGGAAGTAAAAGCAGTGTGCCACCCCCATTCGGAGCCAGTCCAATCTGGCCGTTCTGCGTAGTGAACGCGATGCTGGCGTTGCCTGTGGCGGAGACAAAGAATTGTTGGCCAGCTCCAGGCTCAAAAAGAGTGGTGCTGTTCCAGGTATTGATGCCCGTCCACGCGTTAGTTCCAGCGAGAGAACCCTTCCCGTCGAGCGTGGTTTGTAGACCTGTAATATCGGTCTGAGCATGCGAATGGCTTGCATTCGCGAAGATGCCTCGCGGCAGCATCACGGGATTGCCGAGGCCATCGAGAGCGAACAGTGAAAGCGTGGCCGCGCTGACCTCGCGGAAGGTCACGTTGCCATCAACGTTCTGTGTGAGGATGAAGGTCGTCATTCGGTGGGGTTGATGGCTGATGCGGGCCAGAAGATCGTGACGCCATCTGCCTCAGCGCTGGCGATGCCGCTTGAGATGGTGATCGCGCTACCACTTCCGCCGCCGCTTGCGTTCAGCGCGAGAAGCGGTGCTTTCTTCCACAGCGCACTGTCGCCGGTGCCGGAAATAACGACGTAGAGGAAGTTACCGTCGCACATCATCTGGTATGGCGCGCCGGATGTAGCGGCTTGCGCCGTGAAGGTCGGTGTTCCGGTGGAGTCGAGGTCGCTCGCTGGATCGGGCTCCCATCCCGTAGCGAACTCAGGCGAAGGATCATTCCCGGGAACGGCCCGCCATGTCGCACTAGGACCGGTGCTGCCCGATCCGTAGAAGGAGATGCGCCAGCGTCCGGAGCTGTAGTGGATTTTGAGGTGCCGGGTGTCTTCTGGAACTACGAAGTTCCCATCGCTTGAGAACCACGGCTTGCCGCCAAGCTCACCGCCGTAAGGGACGAAGCCGGTGATGTCGGGATTCAGCACTCCACCGATGAAGATTCCGCGGGAGAGAGGCGTGCCGGCAGCGATGTTCACCACCCGCCCGAGGATCTTGCTCTCCAGTTCGTCGGCGGAGTAGGGGATGCCCGTGCTTCGATCCACGACCCGGTGTGCGACACGGCAGAGTGTCGCTACTGGGATTTCGAGGATCGCGCGGATGGGAGACCAGAGCCGGGCGATCTTGGACATGGAGCGCTGCGGAGGTGCATCGACCTCGTTGGCTCCACGCCAGTCTCGCGATGGCTCAGGGAATTCCTGCCGGTTGGATGGCACAGGCATCGCGTCAGGTCAGATTCGAATCCAGGCACCGGCACCATTCGTGTTCACGCACTGCCAGGCGTAGCTGGTGTTCGCAACCAGCGAGGTGACGGCAGCTCCACTGATGGTGCCGCCGCCCAGGACATTCACTGTGAGCGCGGTCTGCGTCGCCGTGGAGAGGAGGCGCACGATCTGGCCTTCCTTGGCAAAGGCTGCAGCCGGGAGACGGAACG comes from Luteolibacter flavescens and encodes:
- a CDS encoding N-acetylmuramoyl-L-alanine amidase: MNITADHWLEGVKRALIPGGSPMNTRRFEVVHFTSGATAVSSIEWWRNPGANGASAHVVIDRDGTIIQCRPFNVTAGHAGTSQWRDPKTGKLYVGLNSCSIGIELANAGADTPGRDAYDWAAKQPGFGSVRAKHKHGGPVADWEAFPASQLAACERVSLALVKRYNLDDIIGHEDIARGRKSDPGPAFPMAALRAACGFTAAIPTL